From Arthrobacter citreus, one genomic window encodes:
- a CDS encoding helix-turn-helix transcriptional regulator produces the protein MKEVLLYTFTKLMKDKNWKLKDLAIKSEIHKTEISQIFNSKKVLSLHNLDAITKAFELPKGSFYNDYVKLCFNERNLLDKRRSSAFIYQCANNGFNSALSNILSIINNEESVAIRTKYFQNVFFIAEKLFLEGKEEVAIPLYEFIIEHMSNSITEEVAISYFRKFYWTRLTSEGNIVLERVLEYISYMPTKFQELTILWITATYYSLKQWDEVLSFAKRLEKMTKSKDHLGRALMYQAFALTRLGGSLKEVLNLINKYEKISDYYADLAVGNRYVARIDFGDFHVVDSYYKWIRNRDDVHVGIPRIIECYVKLGRLEDAEMFIEKFHDQIDELSNSSNLQMKHLYLDYQYAIGLLKCKTKRYYEGLEALLNVASKVKSDKIQGDFQKCLRTIWDYRKFLNKELEETYIRALS, from the coding sequence ATGAAAGAAGTTCTTCTATATACATTTACAAAGTTGATGAAAGATAAAAACTGGAAGCTGAAAGATCTAGCTATAAAATCAGAAATACATAAAACTGAAATCAGTCAGATATTTAATAGTAAAAAAGTCCTATCATTACATAACTTGGATGCCATAACAAAGGCTTTTGAACTACCTAAAGGCTCTTTTTATAATGATTATGTGAAATTGTGTTTTAACGAAAGAAACTTACTAGATAAAAGAAGAAGTAGTGCTTTTATATACCAATGTGCTAATAATGGATTTAACTCTGCGTTATCTAACATCTTATCAATTATAAACAACGAAGAATCAGTAGCCATCCGGACAAAATATTTCCAAAATGTATTTTTTATTGCAGAAAAGCTTTTTTTAGAAGGGAAGGAAGAAGTAGCGATTCCTTTATATGAATTCATTATTGAGCATATGTCTAATTCAATAACTGAAGAAGTAGCAATCAGTTATTTTCGGAAATTTTATTGGACGCGTTTAACCAGTGAAGGGAACATAGTGTTAGAGCGTGTATTAGAATATATTTCCTATATGCCAACGAAATTTCAAGAGTTAACGATTTTATGGATTACGGCAACATATTATTCGTTAAAACAATGGGACGAGGTTTTAAGCTTTGCGAAGCGATTAGAAAAAATGACAAAAAGTAAAGATCATTTAGGTCGTGCACTAATGTATCAAGCATTTGCTTTAACTAGACTAGGAGGGAGTTTAAAAGAGGTTTTAAATTTAATCAATAAATATGAAAAAATAAGTGATTATTATGCAGATTTAGCGGTCGGAAATCGATATGTAGCACGCATTGATTTTGGTGATTTTCATGTGGTTGATTCCTATTATAAATGGATTCGAAACCGTGATGATGTTCATGTGGGTATTCCAAGGATTATAGAATGCTATGTGAAATTGGGCCGTTTAGAGGATGCTGAAATGTTTATTGAAAAGTTTCATGATCAAATCGATGAGTTGAGTAACTCATCCAACTTACAGATGAAGCATCTATATTTAGATTATCAATACGCAATTGGATTGTTAAAATGTAAAACAAAACGGTACTATGAAGGATTAGAAGCATTATTAAACGTTGCTTCAAAGGTGAAAAGTGATAAAATCCAAGGTGATTTTCAAAAATGTCTAAGAACAATTTGGGATTATCGAAAGTTTTTAAATAAAGAATTAGAAGAAACGTATATTCGTGCTCTAAGTTAA